The genomic stretch TTTACGAAGATGAACATACGACGGAGAAAGAGTGGAAAGACCAAATTCGTTATAATATCCTCCTTGAGGATTTGTTAACAAGGGATATCGATATCTCAAACAAAGAATTGGAATCATTCTATAATAAAAATAAGGAACTATATCAGTTTGATGATTCGTATCGAATTCGGCACATTGTTGTAAAAGATGAAGAAGAAGCAAGAGAAGTCCTGAAAGAACTGAAAGGCGGATCAAGCTTTGAAGCTGTCGCTGCCGAAAGATCTACAGACAGATATACATCACCATACGGCGGAGATTTAGGTTTTGTCACAGAGGCATCAGACAACATTCCATCAGCATACATTGAAGAGGCGAAAACACTCAAAGAGGATGAATGGTCTCAGGAACCAATAAAGGTCAGCAACGGATATGCCATTATCCAGCTGAAAGAAAAACTAAAGGCAAGAACGTTCTCATTTGATGAAGTAAAGGACCAGATCAGACGGCAAATCGCAATGGATCAGCTAGGCGATAAAGCGACAGTTAAGACACTTTGGAAAGAAGCCGATGTATCTTGGTTTTATGGGGAAAAAAGTACTAAGTGATTGACAAAAAATTTTGAAATTGATAGATTATATACATAATACCAATACAAATAGTCGGAAATTGAGGTGTCGAGAATGGTACGTGTAGCAAACTCCATTACTGAATTAATTGGGAATACGCCAATCGTTAAATTAAATCGCCTTGCAGATGAAAACAGTGCGGATGTATATCTAAAACTTGAATACATGAACCCTGGAAGCAGTGTAAAAGACCGTATCGGTTTAGCTATGATTGAAGCGGCTGAAAAAGAAGGAAAATTAAAAGCCGGTAATACAATCATTGAACCGACAAGCGGAAATACTGGAATCGGGCTTGCAATGGTTGCTGCTGC from Bacillus subtilis subsp. subtilis str. 168 encodes the following:
- the yacD gene encoding putative protein chaperone accessory lipoprotein factor (Evidence 3: Putative function from multiple computational evidences; PubMedId: 15187182, 15856219; Product type f: factor), whose protein sequence is MKSRTIWTIILGALLVCCIAVAYTLTKSQAGASSSGESIATIGGKSVTREEWLKEMEDQYGKSTLEDMINVRVVEQLAKKNKLKISKSEVDREFLLIKAVNNSFYEDEHTTEKEWKDQIRYNILLEDLLTRDIDISNKELESFYNKNKELYQFDDSYRIRHIVVKDEEEAREVLKELKGGSSFEAVAAERSTDRYTSPYGGDLGFVTEASDNIPSAYIEEAKTLKEDEWSQEPIKVSNGYAIIQLKEKLKARTFSFDEVKDQIRRQIAMDQLGDKATVKTLWKEADVSWFYGEKSTK